The sequence TTTTACGCCTTTTGGTTTGTTTTCTGTTTTAATTTCTTGTTGAGTTTTGTTTAAAACCTCTTCTTTCTGGGCTGTAGGTGTTTTTATTTTTTCTTTTTGTGATACTTTTGTTAATTTTTCTGTTTTATCTGTTTTAATAGCCGTTTTTTTATACTCTTTGGTGGCTATCTTTGGACTTTTCTTGGTTTTACTTTCTTTTTGTGTTTTTTCTTCTACTTGGATGTTTTTTTGCATTTTGCCTTCTTTATGTATATGGGTTGCTGTTTTTGGATTGTTGAATGTTGCTGTTTGTTCTTTTTTATTGGAATGGGTTACTATTTTGGGTGTATTTTCCCTCATTATTTGGTTTTTTTGTCCATCTTTTTGTTTTATTTGCTTTTTGGCGGTTTCTTCTTTGACATTAGCAACTTTGGTTTTTTGATACTTTTCTTTGGATAGTTGTTGCTTTTTCTGGACTTTATTTTTCAAAACTATCTTGCCTTTTGAGTTTTCTTTGACTTTGTTGGTTTCCGTTGTTGCTTTTTCTTCAATGTGTTGGTTTTTTGCTTGCTGATTTATAGCTTCTTTAAAATTGTTTTGGATTTTTTGCTTATCTCCTATATGTTTAGGCTTTATTGAGGTTTTTGTCTTTGCTTGAGTATTTATATGCTTTCTATTTTGGTGTTCTACTCCAAGAAGCTTTGGCATTGTATTATGTGGTTTATTTATTTTTTCTTTTGCTATTTTATTTCTCTGATTGGCAGTTTTTTCTAAAGTTGCAGTCAAAACTGATAGGTTTTTCTCTTGGTTTTTTTCTGTTTCTTTTTTATCTTTTTTGTCCGATTTTTTTTCTTTAGGTGTTGTTTTTTCTAATATCTTTCCCTCTTTCTTTGTCTGGGTTTTTAGGGTTTTTTCTAATGTTTCTTTAAAATTGCTCGATGGTTTTTCTTCTTTTTGTCTTGATGTTGTCTGTTTTGATGTTATACTTTCAATTAAAGCTACCTTTAGCATTTTTCACCTCGCACTTTTGTGCTGATGGTTAATTAGCAAAAAATGTTCCTTTAGGAGGTTAAAATGAAACTATCTACTGCTGCTCAAATGAGGGAGATGGATAAAAAAGCCATTGAAACCGGCATACCTGATATAGTTTTAATGGAGAATGCTTCTATCAA comes from Hippea maritima DSM 10411 and encodes:
- a CDS encoding flagellar hook-length control protein FliK — its product is MLKVALIESITSKQTTSRQKEEKPSSNFKETLEKTLKTQTKKEGKILEKTTPKEKKSDKKDKKETEKNQEKNLSVLTATLEKTANQRNKIAKEKINKPHNTMPKLLGVEHQNRKHINTQAKTKTSIKPKHIGDKQKIQNNFKEAINQQAKNQHIEEKATTETNKVKENSKGKIVLKNKVQKKQQLSKEKYQKTKVANVKEETAKKQIKQKDGQKNQIMRENTPKIVTHSNKKEQTATFNNPKTATHIHKEGKMQKNIQVEEKTQKESKTKKSPKIATKEYKKTAIKTDKTEKLTKVSQKEKIKTPTAQKEEVLNKTQQEIKTENKPKGVKGILQHETEQPQTVINQKQTQPKAKNIQLDTENIDQIKQQKQIPDKLSTKDKTEKEIKKKLPKTEIKEKQNLTEARNDIQQKSQFNQIKKGFSNTTELENKQSQKVYVYKDVKIEQPTRVEKTTNDTTISTINIQHQSQQLQDFQTQKTIYPMDKVIEHIDKLIKMKPPFTRSLSITLNPPQLGKIELKVALDKAKSITATISVHNKDIYKTITTHIDNLKEYLTSQGLKINNIDVHNSFNENLNNQFSNSSGGFGQQNQHNAQQEFSFSQYYPFETQQEDPNFARNINIGVQKKGLDISV